The sequence TTCACATTCAAGAAAACCGAAGACATGATCAAGAAACCAAACCCGGAActcaaaactaaataaaataatttgaaatgaataatCAACCAACCTTCAAAGCTGATAAGCCTATAAACCTGTCCAAGAAGCAAGATATCATCAGGCTGGAGAAGCTTCAGCTGTCTCCCAGGTGGAGCGCCGGCGTTTTCATGAATAAGCGCCACGTAGTGCCCGGGGTTGGAATTCATGACCTGGTTGGCACACACAGGCCAGTAAATGCTCTCCACCTTATCGTTCCCCGGATGCTGTATCACCACCGTCGCCGCCTCCGCCGCCTGGCAGTTCCCCATCGCTATATTCTAGGAATCAACTAACTGGAAGTCGGATGGTGGTTAAAACAATCAAATCCACTAACGACTGACTATATATCGTTACACATCTATGAATAGAAATGCGACAGATGGAGATAAACCCTCACATTTATAATCCATGATGACGATGAATCTGAAAAGGGACAAGAGAAACAATCAAACACAGAAGAAATTCTTCAGTATACATCGATGATTAATGGTTGGCGAGCGTGTTAAGTGGTGGAATGAATCATATATATAGAAGAAAGTGAAGgaagaataataaaataagaaagaaatggAGGAATGAATTTATGAAAGGAGCttgcattaattaattgggtGAGACGTGGAATGTTAGATGTGCCTAAATGCCTGAAACTGGAAATGGCGGGCTCTAGTTTATCACCATCATTTCTGGTGGGTGGGAGAAGACGAGTCACTTCatactatttttatattttcaaatattataattattttatttttcaattataaatataaactttgatgtgtattaaatattttatataatttttattatagtgAGTGtatcttatttaatatatactgtgttatattattattttaaatggggtaaaaacttaaattaattttacaaaaattattcGAAGTCAAGAATGTTATTCGAAcgtaataaaaaataacaattgtTTTCTTCCTCTATTTCAGTGTAATTAATCTATTCGTAAAATTTTTGCGATTATATGGAAGAAggataaaaaaatagattttttttaatcggggaaatcataattttagtattgtactttgatttttttttttatttttaatcatataatttataatagTTTGGTTTTCACTAAATAACATTGATTTTTATATTTGGTAATTTTTTTGTCCGAATCCACTAAACTATTAATTAATGCTTATTTGACATCCATGCATGCTCTTCTGCATTACTCACATGACGAGAATAAAATCTATAATATTAGGCataataattgtccctgctggATATAACAATTGAAACGTGACACTTGAGTTGTTatacaatttaaaagatttgagttgaatCATTACCACAAACTGTAACTATATCTCAAATGGAAGCTTTTGCTAATGCGCTAGTTTATGGGAATCTGCAAGATCTACAGAGCCAAGGGGAACTCTTCACATGGTGTAATAAAAGACAGGGAAATGACCTTATTTTTGCCAGATTGGATAGGTTTGTCTGTAATATGGAATGAAAGCTTCTTTTTCCTGATGCTAAGGTGGAACATTTACCTTTTTTAGGATCGGATCATAGACCGCTCTTGATGACTCTATATTCAGATGCTACTGTGAATCTGGTGCGGTATCCGAAGCGTTTCACTTTTGAGCATAAATGGTTTTTAGAAGAGGGTTTCGAcacttttttcaaaaattgctgGCAGAGTATTATCAAATCCGATCCTCTACCTGATAAACTACTTCGTTGTCGTGGGGAGTTGCAAAATTGGGCTGGAACGCATTTTAACCAATTGGGAAAGAAAATTCAGAAACTGCGAAAGGAGGTTAATCTTTTGATGAGCTCAACTATAGCAAAATTCAATACAGGTCGTATTTCTGAGATCGAGAAAGAGATAGAAAAATTGTCATATCAAGAGGAAATACATTGGAAACAACGGTCTAGAGTTAATTGGTTGAATTATGGAGACCGAAACACAAAATACTTCCATTCTTCGGCCACTACTAGACGAAACACAAATCAAATTCGGGGGCTTAACAAT comes from Primulina huaijiensis isolate GDHJ02 chromosome 5, ASM1229523v2, whole genome shotgun sequence and encodes:
- the LOC140976238 gene encoding uncharacterized protein — its product is MGNCQAAEAATVVIQHPGNDKVESIYWPVCANQVMNSNPGHYVALIHENAGAPPGRQLKLLQPDDILLLGQVYRLISFEDVLKGFAAKKCVKVSKKDVAGGRSI